One genomic segment of Stigmatopora argus isolate UIUO_Sarg chromosome 1, RoL_Sarg_1.0, whole genome shotgun sequence includes these proteins:
- the tmem201 gene encoding transmembrane protein 201, translating into MESFKDIMHQYPEMLYSATAFVAGGALIYKLASRKKKKPLNATVNCWFCNQDTIVPYGNRNCWDCPSCDQYNGFQDNGDYNKPIPAQYSEDLNHGASGSIPTQMTPGTMQWVNSKMLLCRKCYHNQSTKIKLLASFLPKDDGNYDDEIDAYTCHLEEHYKLCRPCQAAVDYYIKYQNRQLRTVLLSNHLRRTQEPLKGFIKGTLSASCPLAVVLFRLVSFFISAILLAMSYAPEWKGPSTVENPPRPGADVEGDGIAQTWQSFVELLPDELAQYGKVSWLFGLAHQTAVVGAGLTSCLIGLVLAGAGRLRRIDIVSSVLWFLVLCWHLAAEYIEEGDVSSWTGLHVTIVLCCLVSFAAAVATRNPLNQRRSKYPRNFPDSSPHSLSNRPALVTPEMIRSFIPAPPPNIFKLINHQKTPMKLKGKLSSLPRRLKNALCLGTGSTFTRTDSGYLFSGSRPASVYKDSPPSDYFSMKSWSRPSSPGLSPTPSMDGSATSSSGSDRQSRPLISPARLHLGNPRPKMYSSKPEYIVKSRLLCTSRVLAADQTSVCSGRISPDISFFPSHGDLTSLDKDSCMKEKASSTSGSLTSEVDTMTGFPQNSPSSQNSTRRIWKVLLVVSLSANLLFAALWMSYNWK; encoded by the exons ATGGAGAGTTTTAAGGACATCATGCACCAATATCCGGAAATGTTGTATAGCGCTACAGCGTTTGTGGCCGGTGGCGCGCTCATCTACAAGCTTGCTAGCAG aaaaaagaaaaagccccTGAATGCCACAGTGAATTGCTGGTTCTGCAATCAAGATACAATAGTTCCGTATGGCAATAGAAACTGTTGGGATTGTCCCAGTTGTGACCAGTACAACGGCTTTCAAGAT AATGGGGACTACAACAAACCCATTCCGGCTCAGTACAGCGAGGATTTGAACCACGGGGCCTCTGGCAGCATTCCGACCCAGATGACGCCAGGAACCATGCAGTGGGTCAACTCCAAGATGCTCCTTTGCAGAAAGTGTTATCACAACCAGTCGACTAAAATCAAGCTGCTGGCGTCTTTCCTTCCAAAGGACGAT GGAAACTACGATGATGAGATTGACGCTTACACGTGCCACTTGGAGGAACACTACAAACTCTGCAGGCCATGTCAAGCAGCTGTAGACTACTACATCAAATATCAGAATCGCCAACTGAGGACCGTGCTGCTCAGCAATCATCTTAGACGTACCCAAGAGCCCCTTAAGGGCTTTATAAAG GGCACCCTCTCGGCGTCTTGTCCTCTGGCGGTCGTACTTTTCCGCCTCGTCTCCTTCTTCATTTCCGCGATTCTGCTCGCGATGTCCTACGCGCCCGAATGGAAGGGGCCGAGTACAGTGGAGAATCCTCCCCGACCCGGCGCCGACGTTGAGGGTGACGGCATCGCACAGACGTGGCAGAGCTTCGTGGAACTTCTCCCAGATGAACTCGCGCAGTACGGCAAGGTTTCGTGGCTCTTTGGACTAGCTCATCAGACGGCCGTCGTTGGTGCCGGACTGACGTCGTGTCTCATCGGTCTCGTGTTAGCGGGAGCCGGCAG GTTGAGGAGAATCGACATCGTGTCTTCAGTACTGTGGTTCCTGGTTTTGTGTTGGCACCTGGCGGCGGAGTACATAGAGGAGGGTGACGTGTCCAGCTGGACCGGCCTACATGTCACCATCGTGCTCTGCTGCCTCGTCAGCTTTGCCGCCGCCGTGGCAACACGCAACCCTCTGAATCAACGAAGAAGCAAATATCCAAG AAACTTCCCGGATTCCTCCCCGCACTCCCTAAGCAACCGGCCCGCTTTGGTTACTCCCGAAATGATCCGCTCCTTCATCCCCGCGCCGCCTCCCAACATCTTCAAGCTCATAAACCACCAAAAGACTCCCATGAAACTCAAGGGGAAGCTGTCCTCGTTGCCACGCCGGCTCAAGAATGCGCTCTGCCTTGGCACTGGTTCCACCTTCACCAGGACAG ATTCAGGCTACTTGTTCAGTGGAAGCAGGCCAGCCTCAGTCTACAAAGACTCCCCACCTTCAG ATTACTTTTCAATGAAGTCGTGGAGTCGCCCTTCGTCGCCCGGGCTCTCGCCGACGCCGTCGATGGATGGCTCGGCGACGTCGAGTTCCGGTTCAGACAGGCAGAGTCGCCCCCTCATCAGCCCCGCCCGACTCCACTTGGGAAACCCAAGACCCAAAATGTACTCCAGCAAACCCGAGTACATCGTCAAGTCAAGACTGCTGTGCACGTCACGCGTCCTCGCCGCAGACCAGACGTCGGTTTGCAGCGGTCGCATTTCACCGGACATCTCTTTCTTCCCGAGCCACGGCG ATTTGACCTCACTAGACAAAGACAGCTGTATGAAGGAGAAAGCGAGCAGCACGTCTGGGTCTTTAACATCTGAGGTTGACACCATGACGGGCTTTCCACAGAACAGCCCCTCCTCACAAA ATTCGACACGCCGAATTTGGAAGGTGCTTTTAGTGGTCAGCTTGAGCGCCAACCTGCTTTTTGCCGCTCTCTGGATGTCCTACAACTGGAAATGA